In one window of Methanosarcina vacuolata Z-761 DNA:
- a CDS encoding clostripain-related cysteine peptidase translates to METKAKWTYMVYMAGDNNLSTAGDEDLKEMRQVGSSPEVNVLVQFDNAGIEGTRRFYVQRGGINEKVECLGKTDSGDPLVLENFIAWSCKHYPAERYALILWNHGGGWKPGDFDRLARYERTRNWNVREANFLSASELKRTLFNTTISNILNLDLPELREICIDDGSGHSLDTIELGKVLAYAKEMIGQPLDILGMDACLMSNLEVAYQAAPYVKYIVASEANEPNEGWPYEAILDILSKTPEISTPDICCEIVRVYTETYKKWGRSNVTQSAFDLSRVKDATKSLDLLAKELIDKMPDVINNMQNAQNKSKSFCTYSLWDVSHFCKVLSGLIQDDNLNQAIQKVITEFEPNSKKFIIAESHLGNGYDQCCGASIYLIPPLIPVSEYYADLKFAKDCKNWPLMLQKYHE, encoded by the coding sequence ATGGAAACGAAAGCCAAATGGACGTACATGGTTTATATGGCCGGCGATAATAATTTATCAACGGCTGGTGATGAAGATCTAAAAGAGATGAGGCAAGTCGGCTCGAGCCCTGAAGTTAATGTTTTAGTCCAATTTGATAATGCGGGTATTGAAGGCACCAGGCGTTTTTATGTTCAACGCGGGGGTATCAATGAGAAGGTTGAATGTTTAGGAAAAACCGACTCTGGAGATCCGCTTGTCCTCGAGAATTTCATAGCCTGGTCTTGTAAACATTATCCAGCCGAGCGCTACGCATTGATTTTGTGGAATCATGGTGGTGGGTGGAAGCCTGGTGATTTTGACAGGCTCGCTAGATATGAGAGAACCAGGAATTGGAATGTACGTGAAGCGAATTTTTTATCAGCTTCAGAATTAAAGAGAACCTTATTCAATACGACTATTAGTAATATCCTTAATTTGGACTTACCGGAATTGAGAGAGATCTGTATCGATGATGGATCAGGCCATTCTCTAGACACAATAGAGCTAGGCAAAGTTCTTGCTTATGCAAAAGAAATGATTGGACAACCATTGGATATTCTGGGCATGGATGCTTGCCTTATGAGTAACTTAGAGGTGGCCTATCAAGCAGCACCATACGTAAAATATATTGTTGCATCTGAGGCAAATGAGCCTAATGAAGGGTGGCCATACGAAGCCATACTTGACATTCTGTCCAAAACCCCGGAGATTTCAACGCCAGATATTTGTTGTGAGATCGTGAGGGTTTATACAGAAACTTACAAAAAATGGGGCCGATCTAATGTGACTCAGTCGGCTTTCGACCTTTCAAGAGTTAAAGATGCCACAAAGAGTTTAGATTTGCTGGCTAAAGAATTGATCGATAAGATGCCTGATGTAATTAATAATATGCAGAATGCTCAAAACAAATCAAAGAGCTTTTGCACCTACTCTCTATGGGATGTGTCTCATTTCTGCAAGGTATTATCAGGTTTAATTCAGGACGATAATCTAAATCAGGCGATACAAAAAGTTATCACTGAATTCGAACCGAATTCGAAAAAATTCATTATTGCAGAATCACATCTCGGAAATGGCTACGACCAATGTTGTGGAGCATCAATCTATTTAATTCCGCCACTTATTCCCGTTTCGGAATATTATGCAGACTTAAAATTTGCGAAAGACTGCAAAAATTGGCCACTTATGCTTCAAAAATACCACGAGTAA
- a CDS encoding TldD/PmbA family protein, with product MYELARKALRLAEKAGAEEAEIYYAANHSTGVNFRKDALENAKDRFSEGIGIRAIVNGAVGFASTNSAAQIEDAVEVAVAEARVRESDPDWVSLPSNGKYPTVSGIFDKKVETLELESCIEYALALIEGTKEVPGTLPTSGGFTRSKGKQLILNTNGIEIEEESTAVSGFVDVITVNGQASTAYDFGISRSLDIDFFSIGKNAADLALKSNSGIKIEPQKTDVIFHPFAISDIIEEALAPSLDADNVQKGRSGLIDKVGEELAVPELSIYDDGLIEAGIETSASDDEGVPSQRTTVIGKGVLETYLYDSYTAGKAGVRSTGNSSRSSYTSPPSVGLRNVILDYPQTDVIADTQSGVFVNTVIGAHTANSISGDFSVEARNAFTIKDGALDKPIKSLMISGNAFELLKQISGAGFDVRKVGGIITPSIRVSDMSVIG from the coding sequence ATGTACGAGCTTGCAAGAAAAGCCCTCAGGCTTGCGGAAAAAGCAGGGGCTGAAGAAGCTGAAATCTATTACGCTGCAAACCACTCAACTGGTGTGAACTTTAGAAAAGATGCCCTTGAAAACGCTAAAGACCGTTTTTCGGAAGGCATAGGAATCCGTGCTATAGTAAACGGAGCCGTTGGCTTTGCCAGCACGAATTCGGCAGCACAAATAGAGGATGCCGTCGAGGTCGCAGTTGCCGAAGCCAGGGTCAGAGAAAGCGACCCTGATTGGGTAAGTCTTCCTTCTAACGGGAAATATCCTACTGTCTCGGGTATCTTTGATAAAAAAGTCGAGACTCTGGAACTTGAATCCTGTATTGAGTATGCCCTGGCACTTATTGAAGGCACAAAAGAAGTCCCAGGCACGCTTCCAACATCAGGAGGCTTTACCCGGTCAAAGGGCAAGCAACTTATCCTGAACACTAATGGCATAGAAATCGAAGAGGAATCAACAGCAGTTTCCGGCTTTGTGGATGTCATTACTGTTAATGGGCAGGCTTCAACAGCCTATGACTTTGGGATTTCTCGTTCACTGGATATTGATTTCTTTTCCATAGGAAAGAATGCAGCCGATCTTGCCCTGAAGTCTAATAGCGGAATAAAGATCGAACCGCAAAAAACTGATGTGATTTTCCATCCGTTTGCTATTTCAGACATTATTGAAGAAGCGCTTGCTCCTTCACTTGACGCGGATAATGTCCAGAAGGGAAGGTCAGGCTTGATAGACAAAGTCGGAGAAGAGCTGGCGGTGCCTGAACTTAGTATTTACGATGACGGGCTCATTGAAGCTGGAATTGAAACATCGGCTTCGGATGACGAAGGTGTTCCTTCGCAGCGCACTACCGTGATCGGGAAAGGTGTGCTTGAGACTTACCTCTATGACAGTTATACTGCAGGAAAAGCAGGCGTAAGGAGTACAGGGAACAGCTCCAGGTCTTCTTATACAAGCCCCCCTTCAGTAGGACTCAGGAACGTTATTCTTGATTATCCTCAGACGGATGTTATTGCTGATACGCAGTCCGGGGTCTTCGTAAACACAGTAATCGGCGCCCACACGGCAAACTCAATTTCAGGAGATTTCTCCGTAGAAGCCAGAAATGCTTTCACAATTAAAGACGGAGCACTCGATAAGCCTATAAAATCCCTCATGATTTCGGGCAATGCTTTCGAACTCTTGAAGCAGATCTCAGGAGCAGGCTTTGATGTCAGGAAAGTTGGAGGAATAATTACACCTTCTATCCGGGTTTCGGATATGAGTGTTATAGGTTAA